Sequence from the Paenibacillus tundrae genome:
TGACGCATTCGCAAACGAAACGAGAGAGAAAGCTGTTGAATTGATCCGTAGTGAATTCGGTCAAGTCGATCTCGTTGTATACAGCGTAGCTTCGGCACGCCGTGTTGATCCAAATACAGGCGAAGTGTTCAACTCCGTTCTGAAACCGATTGGACAATCGTACACGAACAAAACGGTCAACTTCCATACAGGTGAAGTTAGTTCAGTTACCTTGGAGCCAGCTAGCGAAGAAGAGATTCGCCAAACCGTAACCGTAATGGGCGGAGAAGACTGGGAACTGTGGATGGACGCATTACAACAAGGTGGCGTGCTGGCTGATGATGCTACAACGATCGCGTTCTCTTACATAGGGCCAGAGCTGACACAAGCCATCTACCGTGAAGGTTCCATTGGTCAGGCGAAGGATCATTTGGAAGCGACAGCGCACAAGCTGAATGATCGTTTGAGTACTACGGGTGGACGTGCTTACGTTACCGTTGCCAAAGCACTTGTTACTCAATCCAGCTCAGCTATTCCGGTTGTACCGTTGTATATTTCCGCATTGTACAAAGTCATGAAAGAAAAAGGATTGCATGAGGGCTGCATCGAGCAATTACAGCGTCTCTTCGCAGATCGTCTATACGCAGGTGGCAATGTGCCAACCGATGAACAAGGTCGCATTCGTATTGACGATTGGGAAATGAGAGACGATGTGCAGGAGGAAGTTGCGAAGATTTGGAACGAGCTGACTACAGATAATATCTATGATTTGTCTGATCTCGAAGGTTACCGTAAGGAGTTCTTCCAACTGTTTGGTTTCGAAACCGACGGCGTAGATTACGAAGCAGACGTTGATCCCAATGTAGAGGTGCCACACCTACGCTAATCCTAACTTGATAATATGTTAACTCTTAAGGGGAGTCTTACGGCTCTCCTTTTTGTATTGCTTTTCAACAACTCCACCGAGCAAAGACAAAATAAAAAGAAGCACCACCATCCTGGATCCGCTTCTTGTGTTTGACCTTTTGTAATTTTTCTTGTTTCGTGGGCATGATGCGAACATGCTGTGAAATTGCACCATAATCTTTGTTGTTTCTTCTGCTTTGTTCTGGACACCATTGTCCTGCAAGCTCTGCTTTGCGTAATGCCTTTTGTGTTTGTGTTCGTGCCATGATGACAACACACTCCTTGAATTGGGATATCCCCAATATACCATGTGCATCAGGAGAATGTGAAGGCATGAGTGCCTGGAGGCAGTACATCTTACCGACACATTCAACAAACTATTATTCTGTAGACAGGAAGCAATTTTTATTTGGCTGTTTTGGTCGCTTTCTTTTGCCGGGATTGCCACGTTTCAATCGGTTCGTGATCCTCTTCCTCAATTAATTCCATCGCCTCTTCGATTCTTCTCGATTTGAACAAAGTAATTAAGTCCATTAGATCCTCTCGATCCAGTAACTTTACACCATTCACAGCAGCGAGTGTTCGGCACGCCTCCGTGTATCTAGCCGACGTCAATACGATAGAACGATCTGCTTCATAATAACGCATGGATGTAAATATCTCCTGCACAGCACTTAGCCCTACAGGATGATTAGCCCCATATCGCTTCGCTTGAATGACATTTCTTCGACCCAATCTGTCCGTAAACACGAGGTCTGCTCCAAAATCTCGGCTGCTGGTCGTCTTGTGCACCTCGTCATATCCCATCTGTTGAAATAAATGAAATAGATACAGCTCGAATTCTGATCCATCCTGCATTTTATCAATGTCTCGAATTGTAATTTTGCGGGGATTAGCTTCTCTGCGTATGCGCTGCCCTCGCCCAATAATACGGCGAATAATCCATACAAATATGAGTAATGCAGCGATACAGCCGATGACCCAGGTGGTCCAATTGTCGTTCCAACTCATGTCTGTTCTCCTTGTCCATTCCCATATAGAGGTTGTTCAAAAAGTCCGCTTTTGATTACGAAGGATACCTAACGGCATCTCAGCGTCGAAGATGGAATTCAGCCGAAATGTCCGTTGCTCACGTAGTTTTCCCTACGCTCCGCTACTCCATTTCTATCTTCATTCCATCTTCTCGGTACTGAAAACCGACCTTTTTGAACACACACTTA
This genomic interval carries:
- the fabV gene encoding enoyl-ACP reductase FabV, with the protein product MIIKPRTRGFICTTSHPVGCAAQVQEQIEYVKSQPEIKGPRNVLVIGASTGYGLASRVVSAFGAGANTIGIYRPSTSTEKRTASAGWYNSAAFEKAAEKAGLQSYSITGDAFANETREKAVELIRSEFGQVDLVVYSVASARRVDPNTGEVFNSVLKPIGQSYTNKTVNFHTGEVSSVTLEPASEEEIRQTVTVMGGEDWELWMDALQQGGVLADDATTIAFSYIGPELTQAIYREGSIGQAKDHLEATAHKLNDRLSTTGGRAYVTVAKALVTQSSSAIPVVPLYISALYKVMKEKGLHEGCIEQLQRLFADRLYAGGNVPTDEQGRIRIDDWEMRDDVQEEVAKIWNELTTDNIYDLSDLEGYRKEFFQLFGFETDGVDYEADVDPNVEVPHLR
- a CDS encoding restriction endonuclease is translated as MSWNDNWTTWVIGCIAALLIFVWIIRRIIGRGQRIRREANPRKITIRDIDKMQDGSEFELYLFHLFQQMGYDEVHKTTSSRDFGADLVFTDRLGRRNVIQAKRYGANHPVGLSAVQEIFTSMRYYEADRSIVLTSARYTEACRTLAAVNGVKLLDREDLMDLITLFKSRRIEEAMELIEEEDHEPIETWQSRQKKATKTAK